In Tepidanaerobacter syntrophicus, the following are encoded in one genomic region:
- a CDS encoding RluA family pseudouridine synthase has product MSSKLEFVVEKNDEKKRLDVFLAEKIENSRSFIKNSILEGQVLVNGFCAKPNYRLKQNDKITVNILEMPKPSATPEDIPLDIVCEDEDIIVINKPRGMVVYPAAGNYSGTLVNALLYHTKDLASNGGQIRPGIVHRLDKDTSGLIVVAKNNAAHLNLVEQLKNRQFKKVYQAIVWGDIKDNEGTIDAPIGRHPVRRKEMTVTTKNSKDAITHFKVVERFGEFTFIEARIETGRTHQIRVHMKFINHPIVADPVYSRKKAPFEIKGQALHAYKLGFYHPTTKKFIEFSAPMPDDMAKILDILRDKYAEQRKDGN; this is encoded by the coding sequence AAAAAAATGACGAAAAAAAGCGGCTTGATGTATTTTTAGCAGAGAAAATAGAAAATTCCCGAAGCTTTATAAAAAACAGCATCCTTGAAGGCCAGGTCTTAGTTAATGGTTTTTGCGCAAAGCCTAATTATAGACTAAAACAAAATGACAAGATAACGGTTAATATTCTTGAAATGCCCAAACCTTCAGCGACTCCGGAAGATATCCCGCTAGACATTGTTTGCGAGGATGAAGATATAATTGTTATAAATAAGCCTAGGGGAATGGTGGTTTACCCGGCTGCCGGTAATTATTCAGGAACTTTAGTAAATGCTTTACTCTACCACACTAAGGATTTAGCATCTAATGGCGGACAAATAAGGCCTGGGATAGTGCATAGGTTAGATAAAGATACATCAGGCCTTATTGTAGTTGCAAAAAATAATGCAGCGCACCTTAATTTAGTAGAACAACTGAAAAACAGACAATTTAAAAAGGTCTATCAGGCTATAGTCTGGGGAGATATCAAAGATAACGAAGGCACGATAGATGCTCCTATTGGCAGACATCCTGTAAGACGGAAAGAAATGACCGTTACTACAAAAAATTCCAAAGACGCCATTACACATTTTAAAGTAGTGGAGAGATTTGGCGAATTTACGTTTATAGAGGCAAGAATTGAAACCGGCAGAACGCATCAAATAAGGGTTCATATGAAATTTATTAATCATCCGATAGTGGCAGATCCGGTATATTCGCGAAAAAAAGCGCCATTTGAAATAAAGGGGCAGGCGCTTCACGCATATAAATTAGGTTTTTACCATCCTACTACTAAAAAATTTATTGAATTTTCAGCACCTATGCCGGATGATATGGCTAAAATTTTGGATATACTCAGAGATAAATACGCAGAGCAGAGAAAGGATGGAAATTAA